In Streptomyces alboniger, the following are encoded in one genomic region:
- a CDS encoding aminoglycoside phosphotransferase family protein, protein MLPEVSTDEEWDRIVPDETVMRPGAEDLCARLGLAGAPLIRYPEGSQPVYSVGDRHVLKLFPAAAAQDGITEARVLSHVQGRLPVPTPQVHDFGTYENGWRYVLMSRLPGTGLATAWPDIPPTARERIITDAAQALAALHALDPEPLADALGPADWDVFLAGQRAGAVDRQRTCGLPESWLEQIPAFLDSVTLPADAATGAAAGSRRALLHTEFMRQHLIVDPADDWRLTGLFDFEPAMIGDPAYDFVGVGLFVTRAEPGLLPRFMKAYGTTYDPRQLLAYTLLHVYSNLPWYLRELPSPPEPSLDALAEAWFGQEL, encoded by the coding sequence ATGCTGCCCGAGGTGAGTACGGACGAGGAATGGGACCGTATCGTCCCGGACGAAACGGTCATGCGGCCCGGCGCCGAGGACCTGTGCGCACGGCTCGGCCTCGCGGGAGCCCCGCTTATCCGCTATCCCGAAGGGTCCCAGCCCGTCTATTCGGTCGGCGACCGGCACGTGCTGAAGCTCTTCCCCGCGGCGGCCGCCCAGGACGGTATCACCGAAGCCCGCGTCCTGAGCCACGTCCAGGGCAGGCTCCCCGTCCCCACCCCGCAGGTGCACGACTTCGGAACGTACGAGAACGGCTGGCGCTACGTCCTGATGTCCCGCCTGCCCGGCACGGGCCTCGCCACCGCCTGGCCGGACATCCCTCCCACCGCCCGGGAGCGGATCATCACCGACGCGGCCCAGGCCCTCGCCGCGCTGCACGCCCTGGACCCCGAGCCGCTCGCCGACGCCCTCGGGCCCGCAGACTGGGACGTCTTCCTCGCCGGGCAGCGCGCCGGGGCCGTGGACCGCCAGCGGACGTGCGGACTGCCCGAGAGCTGGCTGGAGCAGATCCCCGCGTTCCTGGACTCCGTGACCCTCCCCGCCGACGCCGCCACCGGAGCCGCCGCCGGGTCCCGACGCGCCCTCCTGCACACCGAGTTCATGCGCCAGCACCTGATCGTCGACCCCGCGGACGACTGGCGCCTCACCGGCCTCTTCGACTTCGAGCCGGCCATGATCGGCGACCCGGCGTACGACTTCGTGGGCGTAGGACTCTTCGTCACCCGGGCCGAACCGGGCCTCCTGCCCCGCTTCATGAAGGCGTACGGAACGACGTACGATCCGCGCCAACTCCTCGCGTACACCCTGCTCCACGTGTACAGCAACCTTCCCTGGTACCTGCGGGAACTGCCCTCCCCGCCCGAGCCGTCGCTCGACGCGCTCGCCGAGGCGTGGTTCGGTCAGGAGCTCTGA
- a CDS encoding lamin tail domain-containing protein: MRIRTMAPAALAATALSVSLLAAAPASAATARHQGGLHLGFIQYDSPGRDTRSNSSLNAEWVNIHNGTRSAIQLKGYKLKDNTGYTYTFGSYNIGAGKTVKVRTGQGTNASGVRYWGQGNYVWNNTDDKARLIKPSGSLQDSCSWTRSDNGTKNCH; the protein is encoded by the coding sequence TTGCGCATACGCACCATGGCCCCCGCGGCGCTCGCCGCCACCGCCCTCTCGGTGTCCCTGCTCGCCGCCGCGCCCGCCTCCGCGGCGACCGCGCGCCACCAGGGCGGGCTGCACCTCGGCTTCATCCAGTACGACAGCCCGGGCCGTGACACCCGCTCGAACTCCTCGCTGAACGCGGAGTGGGTGAACATCCACAACGGCACGCGGTCCGCGATCCAGCTCAAGGGCTACAAGCTCAAGGACAACACCGGCTACACGTACACCTTCGGCAGCTACAACATCGGCGCCGGCAAGACCGTCAAGGTCCGCACGGGCCAGGGCACGAACGCCTCCGGCGTGCGCTACTGGGGCCAGGGCAACTACGTCTGGAACAACACCGACGACAAGGCCCGCCTGATCAAGCCGAGCGGGTCGCTCCAGGACTCCTGCTCCTGGACCCGGAGCGACAACGGGACCAAGAACTGCCACTGA
- a CDS encoding SDR family oxidoreductase, whose amino-acid sequence MEAAAQADPRVAVVTGAGSGIGRAVALELLAADWSVALAGRRVEALEETASLARAKDGAALCVRTDVTRPEDVAALFDAARARFGRLDLLFNNAGTFGPGGVPVEELSYEAWRSVVDTNLNGAFLCAQAAFRQMKEQDPQGGRIINNGSISAHTPRPNSAAYTATKHALTGLTKSLSLDGRPYRIAVGQIDIGNAATDMTERMQSGILQANGQLANEPVMAVADVARTVRHMAELPLEANVQFATVMATNMPYIGRG is encoded by the coding sequence GTGGAGGCCGCCGCGCAGGCCGACCCCAGGGTCGCCGTGGTGACCGGGGCCGGGTCGGGGATCGGCAGGGCCGTCGCCCTCGAACTGCTCGCCGCCGACTGGTCGGTGGCGCTCGCGGGCCGCCGCGTGGAGGCACTGGAGGAGACGGCCTCCCTCGCCCGCGCGAAGGACGGCGCCGCCTTGTGCGTACGTACCGACGTGACGCGCCCCGAAGACGTGGCCGCCCTCTTCGACGCCGCGCGCGCCCGCTTCGGGCGGCTGGACCTGCTCTTCAACAACGCCGGCACGTTCGGCCCCGGCGGCGTCCCCGTCGAGGAGCTTTCCTACGAGGCCTGGCGCAGTGTCGTCGACACCAACCTCAACGGCGCGTTCCTGTGCGCGCAGGCCGCGTTCCGGCAGATGAAGGAGCAGGACCCGCAGGGCGGCCGGATCATCAACAACGGGTCGATCTCGGCACATACGCCGCGCCCGAACTCGGCGGCGTACACGGCGACGAAGCACGCCCTGACGGGCCTGACCAAGTCACTCTCCCTGGACGGACGTCCGTACCGCATCGCCGTCGGGCAGATCGACATCGGCAACGCCGCGACCGACATGACCGAGCGCATGCAGTCCGGGATCCTCCAGGCCAACGGGCAGTTGGCGAACGAGCCGGTGATGGCCGTGGCGGACGTGGCGCGCACGGTGCGGCACATGGCGGAGCTGCCGCTGGAGGCGAACGTGCAGTTCGCGACGGTGATGGCGACCAACATGCCCTACATCGGGCGGGGTTGA
- a CDS encoding MOSC domain-containing protein, which yields MGAKVTAVSGNPTYSFSKPNRESVTLLAGLGVEGDVHAGEKVKHRFRMRQNPDQPNLRQVHLIHEELFEELAADGFAVAPGELGENITTRGVALLGLPTGTLLRIGGSAVVEITGLRNPCRQIDGFRAGLMKKLVGRDADGAVAHKAGVMSVVLQGGEIRPGDAIEVVLPDGPHRPLKTV from the coding sequence ATGGGTGCGAAGGTTACGGCGGTCAGCGGCAACCCCACGTACTCCTTCAGCAAGCCGAACCGCGAGAGCGTCACGCTGCTCGCGGGGCTCGGCGTCGAGGGGGACGTGCACGCCGGGGAGAAGGTCAAGCACCGCTTCCGCATGCGGCAGAACCCCGACCAGCCGAATCTCCGTCAGGTCCACCTCATCCACGAAGAGCTGTTCGAGGAACTGGCGGCGGACGGCTTCGCGGTGGCACCGGGTGAGCTGGGCGAGAACATCACCACGCGCGGCGTCGCCCTCCTCGGCCTGCCCACGGGCACGCTGCTGCGCATCGGCGGGTCCGCCGTCGTGGAGATCACGGGGCTGCGCAATCCGTGCCGCCAGATCGACGGCTTCCGGGCCGGGCTCATGAAGAAGCTCGTCGGGCGCGATGCCGACGGCGCCGTCGCCCACAAGGCGGGCGTCATGAGCGTGGTCCTCCAGGGCGGCGAGATCCGCCCCGGCGACGCGATCGAGGTCGTCCTGCCGGACGGCCCGCACCGCCCGCTGAAGACCGTCTGA
- a CDS encoding DoxX family protein, giving the protein MTCSCLDRRDLGLLLLRVGTGGVLAAHGAQKLFGWFGGGGLQGTGAWMESIGYVPGKVNALVAGLAEAGGGTLLALGLATPAAGSAAAGAMAGASAVHTPNGFFSQGGGYEYPAFLGMVSAALAVTGPGRYSADHALGHSLNRAWMVPAALAGTAVGVLATLGARNKNVRQRDEDASSEEE; this is encoded by the coding sequence ATGACCTGTTCGTGCCTGGACCGACGTGACCTCGGGCTGCTGCTTCTGCGCGTGGGCACCGGCGGTGTGCTCGCCGCGCACGGCGCCCAGAAGCTGTTCGGCTGGTTCGGCGGGGGCGGACTCCAGGGCACGGGCGCCTGGATGGAGTCCATCGGATACGTGCCCGGCAAGGTGAACGCCTTGGTCGCGGGGCTCGCAGAGGCGGGCGGCGGCACGCTGCTCGCCCTCGGTCTCGCGACCCCGGCGGCCGGTTCGGCGGCGGCGGGCGCGATGGCGGGGGCCTCGGCCGTGCACACACCGAACGGCTTCTTCAGCCAGGGCGGCGGTTACGAGTATCCGGCGTTCCTCGGCATGGTCAGCGCGGCGCTCGCCGTCACGGGCCCCGGCCGCTACTCCGCCGACCACGCGCTCGGCCACTCCCTCAACCGCGCCTGGATGGTGCCGGCCGCGCTCGCCGGGACGGCGGTGGGTGTGCTGGCGACGCTGGGGGCCAGGAACAAGAACGTGCGGCAGCGGGACGAGGACGCCTCGTCCGAGGAGGAGTGA
- a CDS encoding malonic semialdehyde reductase, producing the protein MSELSLHPAAQDLLFREARTANTFTDEPVTDAQLQAVYDLVKYAPTAYNQSPLRVVLVRSADARERLGSLMAEGNRPKTLSAPLVAILAADNEFHEELPSLLPHFPQAKDLFFADRAVREESALVNGVLQAAYFILGVRAAGLAAGPMTGFDFPGVQKEFLDDDHTPLMVVNIGRPGPDAWYPRSPRLTYDQVVTTV; encoded by the coding sequence ATGTCCGAGCTGTCCCTCCACCCCGCCGCCCAGGACCTCCTCTTCCGCGAGGCCCGCACCGCCAACACCTTCACCGACGAGCCGGTGACCGACGCGCAGCTCCAGGCGGTCTACGACCTGGTCAAGTACGCCCCCACCGCGTACAACCAGTCGCCGCTGCGCGTGGTCCTCGTCCGGTCCGCCGACGCCCGCGAGCGGCTGGGGAGCCTCATGGCCGAGGGCAACCGGCCCAAGACACTGTCGGCCCCGCTGGTCGCGATCCTCGCCGCCGACAACGAATTCCACGAGGAACTCCCCTCGCTGCTCCCGCACTTCCCGCAGGCCAAGGACCTCTTCTTCGCCGACCGCGCGGTCCGGGAGGAGTCCGCGCTGGTCAACGGAGTGCTCCAGGCGGCCTACTTCATACTCGGCGTGCGCGCGGCGGGGCTGGCCGCGGGGCCCATGACCGGATTCGACTTCCCGGGTGTGCAGAAGGAGTTCCTCGACGACGACCACACGCCGCTGATGGTCGTGAACATCGGCCGTCCGGGTCCGGACGCCTGGTACCCCCGTTCGCCGCGGCTCACCTACGACCAGGTCGTCACCACGGTCTGA
- a CDS encoding MarR family winged helix-turn-helix transcriptional regulator: MSDAVDAIIGQWAKERPDLEEGLWPVQLFGRIQRLALVVDKSVKSIAGRHGLDVGEFDVLTTLQRSGPPYALTAGTFLKASMVSSGTITNRIDKMEAKGLVERVRDTEDRRSVKIRLTERGHEVTRAVFADHLANYELLLADVDRELVGAAGDSLRRVLEALGDTTIK, translated from the coding sequence ATGAGCGACGCCGTGGACGCGATCATCGGTCAGTGGGCCAAGGAGCGACCCGACCTGGAGGAGGGCCTGTGGCCCGTGCAGCTCTTCGGCCGCATCCAGCGACTGGCCCTCGTGGTCGACAAGTCGGTCAAGTCCATCGCCGGCCGGCACGGCCTGGACGTCGGTGAGTTCGACGTCCTCACCACGCTCCAGCGCTCGGGGCCGCCCTACGCCCTGACCGCCGGCACATTCCTCAAGGCGTCCATGGTGTCGTCCGGCACGATCACCAACCGCATCGACAAGATGGAAGCCAAGGGCCTGGTGGAACGCGTACGCGACACGGAGGACCGGCGCAGCGTCAAGATCCGCCTCACCGAACGCGGGCACGAGGTCACCAGGGCCGTCTTCGCCGACCACCTGGCCAACTACGAACTGCTGCTCGCCGACGTGGACCGCGAGCTGGTCGGCGCGGCCGGGGACAGTCTCCGGCGGGTCCTTGAGGCCCTCGGGGACACCACCATCAAGTAG
- a CDS encoding MFS transporter, giving the protein MSAPTQTRPSPELLPHAATRPARHVPALWLALLATPVAASANSPVLILPDMAGSLGVRTATATWLVTVFAWAMAVGTPLMAALLRRRGLGSTLKLSAALIVTGTAVLAAAPWLPLAMAGRAAQAAGGAGLVTAAMSLAGSVRRMGVITAGFGTFGAVGPLLGSAIAGTASWRMSLAVGALALLALPAVVRRADLSAPRRGTPFDGRGAALLVLMATALVLIPRYPLPTVAAALAMAVPLALHIRAHPTGFVPASLLRTRAFVLCAALACTLATSYFTLLFTVPQLLGERTGWSAATIGTGQLAALLTGSALSMALAAASARMTRRRVLTILLTVGAIAPLTAALTPWAPLLLLVATLAVLATSAGQATLMVYATKGTPDAQRPTAIGLFNLCYQLGGAFGPAIAAVVALGGQSS; this is encoded by the coding sequence ATGTCCGCACCCACGCAAACCCGCCCGAGCCCCGAGTTGCTCCCCCACGCCGCCACACGGCCGGCGCGCCACGTCCCGGCTCTCTGGCTGGCGTTACTGGCCACCCCGGTCGCCGCGAGCGCCAACAGTCCCGTACTGATCCTCCCCGACATGGCGGGCTCGCTCGGCGTCCGCACCGCGACCGCGACCTGGCTCGTCACCGTCTTCGCCTGGGCCATGGCCGTCGGCACGCCGCTGATGGCGGCGCTGCTGCGCCGCCGCGGCCTGGGGAGCACGCTCAAGCTGAGTGCCGCCCTGATCGTGACCGGCACCGCGGTCCTCGCCGCGGCGCCCTGGCTGCCCCTGGCCATGGCGGGCCGGGCGGCACAGGCCGCGGGCGGTGCGGGTCTGGTCACGGCGGCGATGAGCCTGGCGGGCTCGGTCCGCCGGATGGGCGTGATCACCGCGGGCTTCGGCACGTTCGGGGCGGTCGGCCCGCTGCTCGGCTCGGCGATCGCGGGCACCGCCTCCTGGCGGATGTCCCTGGCCGTCGGCGCGCTCGCCCTCCTCGCCCTGCCCGCGGTCGTACGCCGCGCCGATCTGTCCGCACCTCGGCGCGGCACGCCCTTCGACGGCCGGGGCGCCGCCCTGCTGGTCCTGATGGCGACGGCTCTGGTGCTCATCCCGCGCTACCCGCTCCCGACGGTGGCCGCCGCACTGGCGATGGCCGTCCCGCTGGCCCTGCACATCCGCGCCCACCCCACCGGCTTCGTACCGGCGTCACTGCTGCGGACCCGCGCGTTCGTCCTCTGTGCCGCGCTCGCCTGCACCTTGGCGACGTCGTACTTCACCCTTCTGTTCACCGTTCCGCAGCTGCTGGGCGAGCGCACGGGCTGGTCGGCCGCCACGATCGGCACCGGCCAGCTGGCCGCCCTCCTCACCGGCTCGGCGCTCTCCATGGCACTGGCCGCGGCCTCGGCCCGGATGACCCGCCGCCGGGTCCTGACCATCCTGCTCACCGTCGGCGCCATCGCCCCGCTCACCGCCGCCCTGACCCCCTGGGCGCCCCTGCTCCTGCTGGTCGCGACGCTGGCCGTCCTCGCCACCAGCGCGGGCCAGGCGACGCTCATGGTGTACGCGACCAAGGGCACGCCCGACGCCCAACGCCCCACCGCCATCGGCCTGTTCAACCTCTGCTACCAGCTCGGCGGAGCCTTCGGCCCGGCGATCGCCGCCGTCGTCGCGCTCGGCGGTCAGAGCTCCTGA
- a CDS encoding SAM-dependent methyltransferase: protein MTTDPAMITDSAVTTDNDLPPRLTHLAFHSPLSEARAGRLVERLAATGPRTVLDIGCGWGELLLRILRAAPGAAGVGVDINAEDLARGRAAARELGLDDRVVFAEESARGVTRDPADVVLCLGSSQALSAAEPPLATVEALRALRGLVNSGGRVVLGEGFWQRTPTADELAGMWPGARADEYLSLGGLVDAAIEAGFRPLWVETASEEEWEEFESGYRSDVEEWLATHPDHPSAAETRERVDTQRDSWLRGYRTVLGLAYLTLIPVG from the coding sequence ATGACCACTGACCCTGCCATGATCACTGACTCCGCCGTGACCACTGACAACGACCTTCCGCCGCGCCTCACCCACCTCGCCTTCCACAGCCCTCTCTCCGAGGCCCGCGCGGGGCGCCTCGTCGAGCGGCTCGCGGCGACCGGCCCCCGCACGGTTCTCGACATCGGCTGCGGCTGGGGCGAGTTGTTGCTCCGCATACTCCGAGCCGCCCCTGGGGCCGCCGGTGTCGGCGTGGACATCAACGCCGAGGACCTGGCGCGCGGGCGTGCCGCCGCCAGGGAACTCGGCCTCGACGACCGGGTCGTCTTCGCGGAGGAGTCGGCGAGGGGCGTCACGCGCGACCCTGCCGACGTCGTGCTCTGCCTCGGTTCGAGCCAGGCGCTCAGCGCCGCCGAGCCGCCCCTCGCGACGGTCGAGGCGCTGCGGGCGCTGCGCGGGCTGGTGAATTCCGGCGGCCGGGTAGTGCTCGGCGAGGGCTTCTGGCAGCGCACGCCCACCGCGGACGAGCTGGCCGGGATGTGGCCGGGCGCCCGTGCCGACGAGTATCTGTCGCTCGGCGGCCTGGTGGACGCGGCGATCGAGGCGGGGTTCCGGCCGCTGTGGGTGGAGACGGCGAGCGAGGAGGAGTGGGAGGAGTTCGAGTCGGGCTACCGCAGTGACGTCGAGGAGTGGCTCGCCACGCACCCGGACCATCCGTCGGCGGCCGAGACGCGCGAGCGGGTCGACACCCAGCGCGACTCGTGGCTGCGCGGTTATCGCACGGTGCTCGGACTCGCGTATCTGACCTTGATTCCGGTCGGTTGA